The following are from one region of the Polaribacter marinaquae genome:
- the rpe gene encoding ribulose-phosphate 3-epimerase — translation MSNLIAPSVLAADFANLQRDIEMVNNSEADWFHIDIMDGVFVPNISFGMPVLKAIKKHATKTIDVHLMIVNPDQYIQTFADLGADILTVHYEACTHLHRTVQAIKATGMKAGVALNPHTPIAVLEDIIADLDLVCIMSVNPGFGGQSFIENTYKKVSQLKHLIEFTESSCQIEIDGGVTNLNANKLIEAGANVLVAGSYVFGAETPTETIADLKNIIQ, via the coding sequence ATGAGTAATTTAATTGCACCTTCGGTTTTAGCAGCAGATTTTGCCAATTTACAGCGCGATATAGAAATGGTTAATAATAGTGAAGCAGATTGGTTTCATATAGATATTATGGATGGCGTTTTTGTACCAAACATTTCTTTTGGAATGCCTGTTTTAAAAGCCATCAAAAAACACGCTACTAAAACAATCGACGTACATTTAATGATTGTAAATCCAGATCAATACATTCAAACATTTGCCGATTTAGGTGCAGATATTTTAACAGTGCATTATGAAGCTTGTACACATTTACACAGAACAGTGCAAGCCATAAAAGCTACCGGAATGAAAGCAGGAGTTGCCTTAAATCCGCACACACCTATTGCTGTTTTAGAAGACATTATTGCAGATTTAGATTTGGTTTGTATTATGAGTGTTAACCCAGGTTTTGGCGGACAATCATTTATAGAAAATACGTACAAAAAAGTAAGCCAATTAAAACATTTGATAGAGTTTACAGAATCTTCTTGCCAAATAGAAATAGATGGCGGTGTAACCAATTTAAATGCTAATAAATTAATAGAAGCTGGTGCAAATGTATTGGTTGCCGGTAGTTATGTTTTTGGAGCAGAAACCCCTACAGAAACAATTGCCGATTTAAAAAATATTATACAGTAA
- a CDS encoding THC0290_0291 family protein, whose protein sequence is MRTPITIIFVIVFILEFKAQHYTHDIGGFVGTTSLQTDYGERNHFGSEYNNKGMSFAVAHYLHFFNRTLRWDPNDIMRNHLMVKTEIQYVKNTELEHHGYWASKQSYGGEQLRAMKGSIRMINLGLHLEYFLRPLEEFVYPYTDISFNPFFTFGIQYSFYNNSLKSELGNWQEDIAVLPKKYTEENSLDIGSGEAFAFNIGLGTRYKLTEKLDLSAQFNYSYFFSDTIDGLKAEVFENRNNEWALTMQVGLIYHLNFSTPLFY, encoded by the coding sequence TTGAGAACCCCTATAACAATTATTTTTGTAATTGTTTTTATTCTAGAATTTAAGGCGCAGCATTACACACACGATATCGGTGGTTTTGTTGGCACCACTAGTTTACAAACAGATTACGGTGAGAGAAACCATTTTGGAAGCGAGTATAACAACAAAGGTATGTCTTTTGCTGTTGCTCATTATCTTCATTTTTTCAACAGAACATTGCGTTGGGATCCTAATGATATAATGAGAAATCACTTAATGGTTAAGACAGAAATTCAGTATGTAAAAAATACCGAGTTAGAACATCATGGCTATTGGGCTTCTAAACAAAGTTATGGTGGCGAGCAACTAAGAGCCATGAAAGGAAGTATAAGAATGATAAATTTAGGTTTGCATTTAGAATACTTTTTAAGACCTCTAGAAGAATTTGTTTATCCTTACACAGATATTTCTTTCAATCCATTTTTTACTTTTGGTATTCAGTATTCATTTTACAACAACAGTTTAAAATCTGAACTTGGTAATTGGCAAGAAGATATAGCGGTCTTACCTAAAAAATATACAGAAGAAAATTCTTTAGATATTGGTAGCGGAGAAGCTTTTGCTTTTAATATTGGTTTAGGAACCAGATATAAACTTACTGAAAAACTAGACTTATCTGCTCAATTTAATTATTCTTATTTCTTTTCTGACACAATAGATGGGTTAAAAGCAGAAGTTTTTGAAAATAGAAACAATGAATGGGCATTAACCATGCAAGTTGGTTTAATATATCACCTTAACTTTAGCACTCCGTTATTCTACTAA
- a CDS encoding ComF family protein has product MKFLKDLLHLFYPEICANCQNQLLRNETILCLLCRHDLPLTNFDSYTDNKITNSFKGRVLIEKANALLFFRKKSITKNLIHELKYKNNEDIGLFFGNWLGEVLANNKEFSKIDCIVPVPIHAKRKRKRGYNQVTKFGETLSKHLNIPLVEGVLIRNLDTKTQTRKSRFERFNNLEAKFEITDNSILKNKHILIIDDVITTGATIEACAKELLKSTGIKISILAMAYTD; this is encoded by the coding sequence ATGAAATTTTTAAAGGATTTATTACATCTTTTTTATCCTGAAATTTGTGCAAATTGCCAAAATCAATTGCTTAGAAATGAAACCATATTGTGTTTATTATGTAGACACGATTTACCTTTAACTAATTTTGATAGTTATACTGATAATAAAATTACCAACTCTTTTAAAGGTAGAGTTTTAATTGAAAAAGCAAATGCATTATTATTTTTCAGAAAAAAAAGTATTACAAAAAATTTAATTCACGAGCTTAAATATAAAAACAATGAAGATATTGGCTTGTTTTTTGGAAATTGGCTTGGTGAAGTATTAGCAAATAATAAAGAATTTTCTAAAATAGACTGCATTGTTCCTGTACCTATTCACGCTAAAAGAAAACGTAAAAGAGGTTATAACCAAGTTACCAAATTTGGTGAGACTTTAAGCAAACATTTAAACATACCGTTGGTTGAAGGTGTTTTAATACGGAATTTAGACACTAAAACACAAACCCGAAAAAGTAGGTTTGAACGATTTAACAATTTAGAAGCTAAATTTGAAATTACAGACAATTCAATTTTAAAAAATAAACACATTTTAATTATAGATGATGTAATTACAACAGGAGCAACAATAGAGGCTTGCGCAAAAGAACTTTTAAAATCTACCGGAATTAAAATTAGCATTTTAGCAATGGCTTACACAGATTAA
- a CDS encoding RNA polymerase sigma factor RpoD/SigA: MRQLKITKQVTNRETASLDKYLQEIGKVDLITADEEVELAQLIKAGDQRALEKLTKANLRFVVSVAKQYQNQGLTLPDLINEGNLGLIKAAKRFDETRGFKFISYAVWWIRQSILQALAEQSRIVRLPLNKIGSINKINKMYAFLEQENERPPSAEEIAKKLDMTINDVKESMKNSGRHVSMDAPLIEGEDSNLYDVLNSGESPNPDRVLLHESLRIEINRALETLTPREADVVKLYFGLGEHQPMTLEEIGETFDLTRERVRQIKEKAIRRLKHTSRSKILMTYLG, translated from the coding sequence ATGAGACAACTAAAAATTACCAAGCAGGTTACTAATAGAGAAACCGCTTCATTAGACAAATATTTACAAGAGATAGGAAAGGTAGATTTAATTACTGCCGATGAAGAAGTAGAATTAGCACAGTTAATTAAAGCCGGAGACCAAAGAGCTTTAGAAAAATTAACAAAAGCCAATTTACGTTTTGTTGTATCTGTTGCAAAACAATATCAAAACCAAGGATTAACATTACCAGATTTAATTAACGAAGGTAATTTAGGTTTAATTAAAGCCGCTAAACGTTTCGATGAAACTCGTGGTTTTAAATTTATTTCTTATGCCGTATGGTGGATTCGTCAATCTATATTACAAGCACTTGCAGAACAATCTAGAATTGTACGTTTACCATTAAATAAAATTGGTTCTATTAATAAAATTAACAAAATGTACGCTTTCTTAGAACAAGAAAACGAGCGTCCGCCTTCTGCAGAAGAAATTGCTAAGAAATTAGACATGACTATTAATGACGTTAAAGAATCTATGAAAAATTCTGGACGTCACGTATCTATGGATGCACCTTTAATTGAAGGTGAAGATTCTAATTTATACGATGTTTTAAACTCTGGTGAATCACCAAACCCAGATAGAGTTTTATTACACGAATCTTTACGTATAGAAATTAATAGAGCTTTAGAAACATTGACTCCAAGAGAAGCAGATGTTGTAAAGTTATACTTTGGTTTAGGTGAGCACCAACCAATGACTTTAGAAGAAATTGGTGAAACTTTCGATTTAACAAGAGAGCGTGTTCGTCAAATTAAAGAAAAAGCAATTAGAAGATTAAAGCACACGTCTAGATCTAAAATTTTAATGACTTACTTAGGCTAG
- a CDS encoding exonuclease domain-containing protein, protein MLYTVVDIETTGNGYKGSKITEISIFVFDGKKIVDEFTSLVNPEQNIPAFITNLTGITNAMVRNAPKFYEIAKKVEEITKDTVFVAHNVNFDYNIIHEEFKNLGFNFKRKKLCTVRLSRKIMPGLNSYSLGNICTVENIPINGRHRAKGDAEATTELFRRLIERDDNFMINSFLNPRSRQATLPPLLDKKIVDNLPETFGVYYFKNSDKEVIYVGKANNIKQRVISHFYDKKKKEQNMCLETADISFIKTGSELLALLHESEEIKSIYPKYNRAQRKSGEAVGLFFYEDQKGIIHLAYNRLKLIPNAMMKYYSVAEARKHIENLCEEFELCPKYCHLQTNVSSCFHYQIKECKGVCCGKESVENYNLRVKDAINSVGIGAENLVIKETGRSENEVGFALILDGIYKGFGYVDSDQANQLTNPEDYQFFVQPKKDNRDVQRIIAAYLKKKNTFNEDINSIESSEKV, encoded by the coding sequence TTGCTATATACAGTAGTAGACATAGAAACCACAGGAAATGGATATAAAGGTTCGAAAATAACCGAAATATCCATTTTTGTTTTCGACGGAAAAAAAATTGTAGATGAGTTTACATCCTTAGTAAATCCAGAACAAAATATACCTGCATTTATAACTAATCTTACTGGTATTACAAATGCCATGGTTAGAAATGCACCGAAGTTTTATGAGATTGCTAAAAAGGTCGAAGAAATTACAAAAGACACCGTTTTTGTGGCACACAATGTTAATTTCGATTATAATATAATTCACGAAGAGTTTAAAAATTTAGGTTTTAATTTTAAACGAAAAAAACTGTGTACGGTTCGTTTATCTAGAAAAATTATGCCCGGTTTAAATTCTTACAGTTTGGGTAATATTTGTACTGTAGAAAACATTCCTATTAATGGTAGGCACAGAGCAAAAGGCGATGCCGAAGCAACTACAGAATTATTTAGACGATTGATAGAAAGAGATGATAATTTTATGATTAATTCTTTTTTAAACCCTCGCTCTAGACAAGCAACCTTACCACCTTTATTAGATAAAAAAATTGTAGACAATTTACCTGAAACATTTGGAGTTTATTATTTTAAGAATAGCGATAAAGAAGTAATTTATGTTGGTAAAGCTAACAATATAAAACAGCGTGTTATTAGTCATTTTTATGACAAAAAGAAGAAAGAACAAAATATGTGTTTAGAAACTGCTGATATTTCTTTTATCAAAACAGGTAGTGAATTATTAGCATTATTGCACGAATCGGAAGAAATTAAAAGTATTTATCCTAAATATAATAGAGCACAAAGAAAATCTGGAGAAGCTGTTGGTTTATTTTTTTACGAAGACCAAAAAGGAATCATTCATTTGGCATATAATCGGTTAAAATTAATTCCGAATGCAATGATGAAATATTACTCTGTTGCAGAAGCTAGAAAGCACATAGAAAATTTGTGCGAAGAATTTGAACTTTGCCCGAAATATTGCCATTTACAAACAAATGTATCTAGCTGTTTTCATTATCAAATTAAAGAATGTAAAGGAGTTTGTTGCGGTAAAGAATCTGTAGAAAATTATAATTTACGCGTAAAAGATGCAATAAATTCTGTAGGAATTGGGGCAGAAAATCTAGTAATTAAAGAAACTGGAAGATCAGAAAATGAAGTTGGTTTTGCTTTAATTTTAGACGGAATTTACAAAGGTTTTGGTTATGTAGATTCTGATCAAGCGAATCAACTAACTAATCCAGAAGATTATCAATTTTTTGTTCAGCCTAAAAAAGACAACAGAGATGTACAAAGAATTATTGCAGCATATTTAAAGAAAAAAAATACTTTTAATGAAGATATCAATAGTATTGAATCTTCAGAAAAAGTATAA
- a CDS encoding PepSY-associated TM helix domain-containing protein — protein sequence MKQKNTYTFRKLINDIHLWLGLASGIVLFVVCLTGTVLAFEHEIKDFFAEKLTIEETNEKIAISSLVNTLKEKEIGFVTGVTLPTNDLKPYVFNVKKDLKERRGAKVLVNPFNAEVKKVQKTSADAFLLVMFKLHRWLMLDTTVGRPIVGIATIIFLILSITGIVLWFPRKIKLKNFKQGFKIKFNANWKRINHDLHNTLGFYACIFIVIMGLTGLCWSFEGYREGLSTVLGTKVFNRSSVKLNVDKIPTDKILTVDELIATANKTLDYKGELSVTFPNKRNNYYSFRKSDDSSFSPVFTDKLYLDVSGKVLAVDYFKDKPFNVKIASLIKPLHTGEIYGMLSKIIYFLACLIATSLPVTGTIIWLNKLKKNKKKK from the coding sequence ATGAAACAAAAAAATACATATACTTTTAGAAAACTAATTAACGATATTCATCTTTGGCTCGGTTTAGCCAGTGGAATTGTACTTTTTGTGGTCTGTTTAACGGGTACAGTTTTAGCATTTGAACACGAGATAAAAGATTTTTTTGCTGAAAAGCTTACAATTGAAGAAACAAATGAAAAAATAGCCATTTCTTCTCTTGTTAATACGCTAAAAGAAAAAGAAATAGGCTTTGTTACCGGAGTTACACTTCCTACAAACGATTTAAAGCCTTATGTTTTTAATGTAAAAAAAGATTTAAAAGAAAGAAGAGGTGCAAAAGTATTGGTAAATCCTTTTAATGCAGAAGTAAAGAAAGTACAAAAAACAAGTGCAGATGCTTTTTTACTTGTTATGTTTAAATTGCACAGGTGGTTAATGTTAGATACAACTGTTGGTAGACCAATTGTAGGTATTGCTACAATAATATTTTTGATTCTTTCTATTACCGGAATTGTTCTTTGGTTTCCAAGAAAAATTAAATTAAAAAACTTTAAGCAAGGATTTAAAATAAAATTCAACGCAAATTGGAAAAGAATAAATCATGATTTACATAATACTTTAGGTTTTTACGCTTGTATTTTTATTGTAATTATGGGTTTAACTGGTTTATGTTGGTCTTTTGAAGGTTATAGAGAAGGTTTAAGCACTGTTCTTGGTACAAAGGTTTTTAATCGTTCTAGTGTTAAACTTAATGTAGATAAAATACCTACGGATAAAATATTAACTGTAGATGAGTTGATTGCTACCGCTAATAAAACTTTAGATTATAAAGGTGAGCTGTCGGTAACTTTTCCGAATAAAAGAAACAACTATTATAGTTTTAGAAAGTCTGATGATTCTAGTTTTTCACCAGTTTTTACAGATAAATTATATTTAGATGTCTCAGGCAAAGTTTTGGCTGTAGATTATTTTAAAGACAAACCGTTTAATGTAAAAATAGCTTCTTTAATAAAACCGTTACATACAGGAGAAATATACGGAATGCTTTCTAAGATTATATATTTCTTAGCATGTTTAATTGCAACAAGTTTACCTGTTACCGGAACAATAATTTGGTTGAATAAATTAAAGAAAAATAAAAAAAAGAAGTAG
- a CDS encoding RNA polymerase sigma factor: MLLFSVIKPTEVNTIELKITDEELVFEIVRTNNTELFATLYDRFSSVVYNKCYGFSKSKEEAEGLMHDVFVRLFVKLKTFRGNSKFSTWLYSFTYNFCVNYVQRNSHKKKEKVTIVTDQIKENNDSFEEIEDANLLELKSAKLAKALSLIDPSDKMILLMKYQDDKSIKEIKEVLNIGESAVKMRVKRAKAKVVKVYESL, from the coding sequence ATGTTGTTATTTAGTGTCATAAAACCAACCGAAGTGAATACGATAGAATTAAAAATTACAGATGAAGAATTAGTTTTCGAAATAGTTAGAACTAATAATACAGAATTATTTGCAACATTATACGATAGATTTTCTAGCGTTGTATATAATAAGTGTTATGGTTTTTCAAAAAGCAAAGAAGAAGCAGAAGGTTTAATGCACGATGTTTTTGTTAGACTATTTGTTAAATTAAAAACTTTTAGAGGTAATTCTAAGTTTTCTACTTGGTTGTATTCTTTTACATATAATTTTTGTGTAAATTATGTGCAAAGAAACAGCCATAAGAAAAAAGAGAAAGTTACAATTGTAACAGATCAAATTAAAGAGAATAACGATTCTTTTGAAGAAATTGAAGATGCTAATTTATTAGAATTAAAATCTGCTAAACTTGCAAAAGCTTTATCTTTAATAGATCCTTCGGATAAAATGATTTTATTGATGAAATACCAAGATGATAAGAGTATTAAAGAAATAAAAGAAGTTTTAAATATTGGTGAAAGTGCAGTTAAAATGAGAGTTAAACGAGCCAAAGCCAAGGTTGTTAAAGTATACGAATCATTATAA
- a CDS encoding Ig-like domain-containing protein: MKFIYKSLFFIVLATLIVSCAKTGRPDGGPKDEKAPLFVSSNPPYKTINFNKKEVKLEFNEFIKLKDLNKQLVVSPPLKNPLLVTPQGAASKFLKIEILDTLAKNTTYIFNFGNAIEDNNENNKLEQFKYIFSTGSYIDSLETSGTIKDAFLNKKPKNTSVVLYKLDSTYTDSIIYKQKPNYVTTAIDTTTFRFTNLKEGKYLLMALEESTSDYIFNPKLDKIGFYTDTITLPKDSIINIPITLFKEKQPYAFKRAKEITKGKIEFGYEGEIKDFKVSLLSKVPEDFKSISKFETDKDTLNYWYTPLELDSLNFLVTNDIFIDTVTVKFRKKKLDSLTLKPSVGGTLQFRDTFFIKSNNPITKLDTSKISLIDKDTIAVNYSSFLSKKENKIGFIFKKNQKENYTLKALPGSFTDIYNIENDTLNYNFKTLELEDYGKITLNVVNQDSENLIIDLLAGKDFDQIVERKYLNKTEKLVFTLLEPNTYMVRAIIDKNNNKKWDTGNFLLRQKPENIIYYQEELKVRANYFLEGNTFIVKNLK; the protein is encoded by the coding sequence GTGAAATTCATTTATAAATCTCTTTTTTTTATTGTTCTTGCTACTTTAATAGTTAGTTGTGCAAAAACAGGTAGACCAGATGGCGGACCTAAAGATGAAAAGGCTCCTTTGTTTGTAAGCTCTAATCCGCCTTACAAAACAATCAACTTTAATAAAAAAGAAGTTAAATTAGAGTTTAACGAGTTTATAAAACTAAAAGATTTAAACAAACAATTAGTTGTTTCTCCGCCGTTAAAAAATCCATTATTAGTAACACCTCAAGGAGCAGCTAGTAAGTTTTTAAAAATAGAAATCTTAGATACTTTAGCAAAAAACACAACTTACATTTTTAACTTTGGTAATGCTATCGAAGATAATAATGAAAACAACAAATTAGAACAATTTAAATACATCTTTTCTACAGGAAGTTATATTGATTCTCTTGAAACATCGGGAACTATTAAAGACGCTTTTTTAAACAAAAAACCAAAAAACACAAGTGTTGTATTGTATAAGTTAGACAGTACTTACACAGATTCTATAATTTACAAACAAAAACCAAATTACGTAACTACTGCTATAGACACAACCACTTTTAGGTTTACAAATTTAAAAGAAGGAAAATATCTTTTAATGGCATTAGAAGAATCTACTAGCGATTATATTTTTAATCCTAAATTAGATAAAATTGGTTTTTATACAGACACAATTACATTACCAAAAGATAGTATTATTAATATACCTATTACACTTTTTAAAGAAAAACAACCTTACGCTTTTAAAAGGGCTAAAGAAATTACAAAAGGTAAAATAGAATTTGGATACGAAGGTGAAATAAAAGATTTTAAAGTTTCTCTATTATCAAAAGTTCCAGAAGATTTTAAGAGCATTTCAAAGTTCGAAACAGATAAAGATACTTTAAACTATTGGTATACACCTTTAGAATTAGACTCACTTAATTTTCTAGTTACTAATGATATTTTTATAGATACAGTAACAGTTAAATTTAGAAAGAAAAAACTAGATTCTTTAACTCTAAAACCTTCTGTTGGTGGCACCTTACAATTTAGAGACACCTTTTTCATAAAAAGTAACAACCCGATTACAAAATTAGATACCAGTAAAATTTCACTTATAGATAAAGATACAATTGCAGTAAATTACTCGAGTTTTCTTTCTAAAAAAGAAAACAAAATTGGTTTTATATTTAAGAAAAATCAAAAAGAAAACTACACATTAAAAGCATTACCAGGAAGTTTTACTGATATTTATAATATTGAAAACGACACCTTAAATTATAATTTTAAAACTTTAGAGTTAGAAGATTATGGTAAAATTACCTTAAACGTTGTAAATCAAGATTCAGAAAACTTAATTATTGATTTACTAGCTGGCAAAGATTTTGATCAAATTGTTGAAAGAAAATATTTAAACAAAACAGAAAAATTGGTTTTTACACTTTTAGAACCCAATACTTATATGGTTAGGGCAATAATTGATAAAAACAATAATAAAAAGTGGGACACTGGAAACTTTTTATTAAGACAAAAGCCAGAAAACATTATTTATTATCAAGAAGAGCTAAAAGTAAGAGCTAACTATTTTTTAGAGGGTAACACATTCATAGTTAAAAACTTAAAATAA